CTGAACGTCTGGCGGGCGCTCTCGACGCGCTCGGGCGGCGAGGTCACGGACGCGGGAAGCTACTGACCCGAACGCCCTCTTCACCGTCTCCGCATGCGGCCAGGATGAGCCTCGCCTGGAAGATGCCGGGAACCGCACGAACGGCGGCCGGTCGGATCGCGTCCCTCGGCGTCAGCCCTTCTTCGGCCTCGCACCAGGTCGTCGCAGGGGCTGGCACTTCGGGCAGAGGTACGTGGGGCGGCCGATCAGGCCGGCGATCTTGGTCTTCTCGACCGGGGCGCCGCAGCCCTTGCAGGGCTGGCCGGCGCGGCCGTACATCGAGTTGACGGCGAGGAAGCCGCCTTCGAGGCCCAGGACCGTGCGATAGCCGGCGTCGAAGCTCGACCCCTCGGCGGCGATCGCCTTCGACAGGATCGGGACGATCGCCGCGTGCAGGCGGTCGACCTCGCGCGGGGTCAGGTCGGCCGCGACCTTCAGGGGGTGCAGGCGGGCCTCGAAGAGGATCTCGTCGGCGTAGATGTTGCCGATCCCGGCGAGCACCTTCTGGTCCATGAGCGTCGGCTTGACCGCGCGCCGCGTGCGTTTGAGCCTCGCGGCGAGGTCGTCGCGCGCGATCGCCAGGGCGTCGGGGCCGTGGGCGCGGGCGAAGGCGGCGGCGGCCGCGTCGGGGCCGTCGAACCAGAGGATCCGGCCCAGCCTGCGGGCGTCGCAGAACCAGACCGACGCCTCCGGGTTCGCCAGCCGGAACGTCAGGCGGACGTGCTCGGGACGGGGCGGTTCGACGAGCCAAAAGCCTCCAGTCATCCGGGGCTGAATGACGATCATCCCCCTGTCGTCGGTCAGCTCGACGACGACCCACTTGCCCCGGCGCCCCACCCCCG
The DNA window shown above is from Paludisphaera mucosa and carries:
- the mutM gene encoding DNA-formamidopyrimidine glycosylase, with the translated sequence MPELPEVETMVRGLRPALTGRAVDRIELHDPTMLLGCTAAEFAARGVGVRVAGVGRRGKWVVVELTDDRGMIVIQPRMTGGFWLVEPPRPEHVRLTFRLANPEASVWFCDARRLGRILWFDGPDAAAAAFARAHGPDALAIARDDLAARLKRTRRAVKPTLMDQKVLAGIGNIYADEILFEARLHPLKVAADLTPREVDRLHAAIVPILSKAIAAEGSSFDAGYRTVLGLEGGFLAVNSMYGRAGQPCKGCGAPVEKTKIAGLIGRPTYLCPKCQPLRRPGARPKKG